A genomic window from Cinclus cinclus chromosome 5, bCinCin1.1, whole genome shotgun sequence includes:
- the UBE2D3 gene encoding ubiquitin-conjugating enzyme E2 D3 isoform X1 has translation MALKRINKELSDLARDPPAQCSAGPVGDDMFHWQATIMGPNDSPYQGGVFFLTIHFPTDYPFKPPKVAFTTRIYHPNINSNGSICLDILRSQWSPALTISKVLLSICSLLCDPNPDDPLVPEIARIYKTDRDKYNRISREWTQKYAM, from the exons gAACTTAGTGACTTAGCCCGTGATCCTCCAGCACAGTGTTCAGCAGGTCCCGTTGGAGATGACA tgTTTCATTGGCAAGCCACAATTATGGGACCT AACGACAGTCCATATCAGGGTGGTGTATTCTTCTTGACAATTCACTTTCCCACAGACTACCCGTTCAAACCACCTAAG GTTGCATTTACAACAAGAATCTATCATCCAAATATTAACAGTAATGGCAGCATTTGTCTTGATATTTTAAGATCACAGTGGTCTCCTGCTTTAACTATTTCTAAAG ttCTCTTATCCATTTGTTCACTGCTATGTGATCCAAATCCGGATGACCCGCTAGTGCCAGAGATTGCACGTATCTATAAAACAGACAGAGACAA GTACAACAGAATATCTCGGGAATGGACTCAGAAGTATGCCATGTGA
- the UBE2D3 gene encoding ubiquitin-conjugating enzyme E2 D3 isoform X3, translating into MNFRKIHEELSDLARDPPAQCSAGPVGDDMFHWQATIMGPNDSPYQGGVFFLTIHFPTDYPFKPPKVAFTTRIYHPNINSNGSICLDILRSQWSPALTISKVLLSICSLLCDPNPDDPLVPEIARIYKTDRDKYNRISREWTQKYAM; encoded by the exons gAACTTAGTGACTTAGCCCGTGATCCTCCAGCACAGTGTTCAGCAGGTCCCGTTGGAGATGACA tgTTTCATTGGCAAGCCACAATTATGGGACCT AACGACAGTCCATATCAGGGTGGTGTATTCTTCTTGACAATTCACTTTCCCACAGACTACCCGTTCAAACCACCTAAG GTTGCATTTACAACAAGAATCTATCATCCAAATATTAACAGTAATGGCAGCATTTGTCTTGATATTTTAAGATCACAGTGGTCTCCTGCTTTAACTATTTCTAAAG ttCTCTTATCCATTTGTTCACTGCTATGTGATCCAAATCCGGATGACCCGCTAGTGCCAGAGATTGCACGTATCTATAAAACAGACAGAGACAA GTACAACAGAATATCTCGGGAATGGACTCAGAAGTATGCCATGTGA
- the UBE2D3 gene encoding ubiquitin-conjugating enzyme E2 D3 isoform X4: protein MNFRKIHEELSDLARDPPAQCSAGPVGDDMFHWQATIMGPNDSPYQGGVFFLTIHFPTDYPFKPPKVAFTTRIYHPNINSNGSICLDILRSQWSPALTISKVLLSICSLLCDPNPDDPLVPEIARIYKTDRDKYNRLAREWTEKYAML, encoded by the exons gAACTTAGTGACTTAGCCCGTGATCCTCCAGCACAGTGTTCAGCAGGTCCCGTTGGAGATGACA tgTTTCATTGGCAAGCCACAATTATGGGACCT AACGACAGTCCATATCAGGGTGGTGTATTCTTCTTGACAATTCACTTTCCCACAGACTACCCGTTCAAACCACCTAAG GTTGCATTTACAACAAGAATCTATCATCCAAATATTAACAGTAATGGCAGCATTTGTCTTGATATTTTAAGATCACAGTGGTCTCCTGCTTTAACTATTTCTAAAG ttCTCTTATCCATTTGTTCACTGCTATGTGATCCAAATCCGGATGACCCGCTAGTGCCAGAGATTGCACGTATCTATAAAACAGACAGAGACAA GTACAATAGGTTAGCAAGAGAGTGGACAGAGAAATACGCTATGCTGTAG
- the UBE2D3 gene encoding ubiquitin-conjugating enzyme E2 D3 isoform X2 produces the protein MLTKRRKVGEELSDLARDPPAQCSAGPVGDDMFHWQATIMGPNDSPYQGGVFFLTIHFPTDYPFKPPKVAFTTRIYHPNINSNGSICLDILRSQWSPALTISKVLLSICSLLCDPNPDDPLVPEIARIYKTDRDKYNRISREWTQKYAM, from the exons gAACTTAGTGACTTAGCCCGTGATCCTCCAGCACAGTGTTCAGCAGGTCCCGTTGGAGATGACA tgTTTCATTGGCAAGCCACAATTATGGGACCT AACGACAGTCCATATCAGGGTGGTGTATTCTTCTTGACAATTCACTTTCCCACAGACTACCCGTTCAAACCACCTAAG GTTGCATTTACAACAAGAATCTATCATCCAAATATTAACAGTAATGGCAGCATTTGTCTTGATATTTTAAGATCACAGTGGTCTCCTGCTTTAACTATTTCTAAAG ttCTCTTATCCATTTGTTCACTGCTATGTGATCCAAATCCGGATGACCCGCTAGTGCCAGAGATTGCACGTATCTATAAAACAGACAGAGACAA GTACAACAGAATATCTCGGGAATGGACTCAGAAGTATGCCATGTGA